AAGTCTAAACATGTTTAAAACTCCTActtaaactaaaaactaaaccGATATCAAGGACACTTCAGTTCAAGTGCTAAATCCATAAGGAAACATCACTAATTCTTCCAAATAAACTAAGAAAAGGTAAGTGCCTGcggaatttgtttttaatttataattgtttagtttattcTTACCATTCTGAGTGTTACAATTTACTATTAATGCAATCTTTTGAGCACCACTTTCCACTTGAATGAAGTAGTTCAATTAAATCATATTATTGTACATGCTAAACATTGCTTAGGGAGATCGACTCCACAACGAAATTAACTATAAAGGCAACTTTTCCACGGCCAAATTCCATGCGGGTAGTCCGCGGCACACGTAAATGCAGCAGTTGTAGATATTCGGTTCCACTTTTCCTTGCTGTACCAGAGATAAGATCGAGCAAAGACTTCCGAGGTGGTAGTTGGGTTGTTCGTCCATCGTGGGCGTGGTTTCCTCTTTTCctaaaataaaaggaaaataaggGTTATTAGTAGCAGTCAAAGGCATCAACGTGAATACTGAGAAAATCTTTAATAAGTCAGTTAAGTATAATATCAAAGTAAGGACTAACCTTTTATAATGCCATTTTTAAGCCAGGACACGCGATCAATATGTGTCCATGGCATCACTTTGTTATCTCCGGGGGCCAACCAAAGACTCAGTATTGTCACCGAAACTGTATCCATATTGCCATCCAAGGCGGGCATGAGAGTGCCCACCACCGAAGGACAGAGAGCGCCGTGGTAATAATCATGAGCTCCATATAATGCGCTGTACAGGCCCGTGCCCAACATGCGTGTAGAGTCGCAACCAAATAGAAAAACCACGCTGCGAACCCGAGACCGGCAAATTATGCGACCGTTGACGTACTGCAGCCCAGAACCGTGACCTGCGTAACTAAAATGAAAGCCATAAGCATTAGAATGTCATTGTTACCTTGCAATCATGTCTTACACAAAGCAATCCGCTTGGAGGGCCTGTTTCACTATCACCTCCTCGTTGGGCACGGTTTCAAAAAGATGCTGCCACTGGGAAAGCCAGTACTCAAAGAAGCTGCGTAGTCTGCGGCCGGAGTTGACCAAATCCGCATCTGGGTTTATTACACACATGCCACgtttaatatttgttgtgtAGTAGCCATGCTTTATGTTTGATTTGTGGTTCTGGAACAAGCGCCATAGGCAGTGCAGTGATTTGACGCGGGAGAATTCCTGGACGGTGACTAGTTGTTCCCAATGGAGGTGGTCTAGTCGCTAAACAACACAAATAATATAAGTAAAATCAAGTATGGTATAAAAGTTCGAATGCACTACCTCATCGACCACCAGGATGATGGGAAATCTTCTGCTTGCCAGAGGTTGGCGCTCCTCCACTTCTGTCCAGTCACTGGCCAAGCCCTTGAGCAAGTCATACGCCGACTGGATCTCGTTTTCGTTGCTGGACAGTTCATAGCAGATTAGTTTGAGATCTGCGGCGCTCAGTCGATTGGCATGCAGAGCCGCTTGGGAAAGCAAAACACGTTGGTGGGAACCCCATTGATTGACTAGACAGAAATCGTCAACACGAGTGTAGGTGGTATTGGTTTGTTTTTGGACAACAGTGCAGTCATATCTCTTGCCAAAGAACAGAAAGGAATAGGGAGATATAATGTCCCGAAAGTCAGCGATAAGTTTCTGAAAGACGTAGCTTTATGATAATAAGAAACGTTGATATAATGGTTAGAACTTACGTGCAGAAATGTGTCAAAAGCATTCAGCTCCTCCCAATACTTCTGCTTAGCCTCTTTACCTTTCATGTTAAGCGGATCCACGGTTACCACGCGCCTAAATCTTTCCACCAGAGTGCTGTACTCCCGATAGAGATTGACCATATTTTCGCTGGAAATTCTCAGGCAAATCGGTCCCAGTTGGGGACTTCTGCAGTGTCGGAGCAAAGTGAGATATATTGCTCCATCGCTGGCAATTATCTCATTGAAAACAGAGTAGGTGGTGGCGGGATTGAAGCTCTTGCAGAGCTGGACGACACACCACTCTTGGGGCAAACTATTACATTTATCTGTGATGCGAGTTAGACCTTCAGTAGGATCCTGCACGTCCTCCAGAAAGTCCAGGTACTCCGGTATTTCGTTACTTGTCTTTTTTGGCGGTTTCTCCTGCTCCATTCGCTGGAGATACTTGATGATGTTCTGCAGAAATTTTTTGCTAAGGATTATGTTATTAACGAGTTTTATAAGAGTTAAGATATACAACCTTTTGTAGTCCTGTTTCTCCAGTTTAGAGGCGGATTTGATCAGCTCCTCTGTGGTGGGACGCTGATTCTCCAGTTCCGCCGATTCGGTAAGGTAACGCAGATCGGTGGACTGGAACTGGGCCTTAACCTGGTAGTAAATTGAGTGCTCCACATTGCCATTGCGATATTCCTCATCAGCGCGCAGTAAATTGTATTCTGTGGAAGAAACATTCGCACGTCGTAAGGTTGCAGTGGGAATTCCGCAATTTCTGCGTGTCTATATAGTTACCCTTTGCCTCGGGGCCTACATCCGCACTGGTGAAACCGGTCAGCACCTCAGCCTCACCACCGGTTTCCAGCATTTccttgtatttatttaattgtttattttcaaactCGAGTCCGCAAATTCGCTACTCCTCTGCGACCGATAACGATAGATGCGTCGTAGCGTTTACCAACACTGAGCTATCGATAGGCGATGTGCGATAGGAAACCAGTTCACTGTGTGGTATTTtcttatactttttttttgaatttcgcgGTTTTAATCACGAAATGCATTGTACCTAATATTAGTTTAATTCGTTATTttgaacaataaataaataaatgagatgttagataaataattatatttatttatctgcaAGCAATTTATGTACGCAATAAAAACACAGTACTAATTACTGAAAACTTTTTCCTTTACGACCACAGTTTAATGATTTTGAAgtaattacaaattttataaaatatgaTGAGTAATAAACTATAATAAGGTTACGATTAAGACAGAATAGCTTTTGGTACaatcgtttttcattttttttttctgacagcaaaaagctttttgcctTGTTGATGTTTGTGGCCGTTCATTCATAAAAACATGAATCGAGATGAAAAGGTGCAAGAGATTGCAGGTTGGCCGGAAAACAGATGTTAGGGTTGCCACGCCACCTAAATAAGGATGAGCAGCGGAAGCTGCGCAGCAACCACACCCTCTCAAAAAGGAGCCCCGAtatcattaatattttttaaggtGTTTTAGAGGCTGATTAAACTATATTtcgtctttttattttatcagTTACAGTATTATTCATTTCTGAGGGTTAACCTTTCGTCTTTAATGCCCtttaatttttggcaactCTAAACCACACCCTCTAGTTGCCCTAAAAATCTtacgcaacaacaaaagccaagtacacacatacatatagaCGGCCAATTATTGCATTTGTGAGCCAAGACAACAATATaatctttttaatttttggttaACTCTTAAGCTGCTATTTTTTGTTGATTctgaaatttttgtttaagaCTTTGTGACGTACTTCTGgagcgctgctgctgcctctgccgaCGTCAGCTGCAAAATGCAGTTTTCTGATGAAAGCAAGCCAGAGATAACGGTTTTTAACCGATATGAGTGGGCGGTGCGAGCTTTTATGCCACGCCTATTTCTGAATATGCTATTTAATCATTTCTTgggaaataaaatgaatttttaactATATTCTCGCTGAAACATTAGTTAAACCTTTTAAAACTATAAAGTGCATGCGGCTAGAGCGAGTAATTACCGTTAGAGAAGCTGCAGCTGGTCGCTGTCTTAACTCAACGAAAGCTTCGTTAAATATTGAATTGGCGCAGGGGCATTGGGTCTTTGCCTCTCTTATGTTTCGCCTCTGCCTCAGCTGCggccgctgccactgccgaCGGTGACAGCGGCGCCGGCGTCAGCATCCTTTCTACTTATTAATTTTGATGTTGCTTTTCACTTTTACTTTGTCGGGAAACGTGCTGTTCAAGAACTTTTGCCTGGTGGGCCAGTGTTGGAAAATAGAGGCGAGCTGGGCTTGATCCTTTAATCGGGAAAATCTCACTTGATTGGCATGATGGCAAAATGAAAAGGCACCACCAACCCCCCTACACCATTAAATCAAACCTATCACCAAACCCCCTTTAAATTCACCGTCCTTTATTCATTATGTTTTTGTTGGCTGCATTATTGATGTCGCTAACTCGGCACGTTCGTTGTCCTTTCCGCCTAGCAAATTATAACATTAATATTACATTAACACACACGTACCACCgagtcacacacacacactcacacacacacatgtgcattGGGGAGACATTAAAACTTTCGCACACAGCCAGCACATGTAACGAAaggccaaaaacaacaagagcagagccaccccaaaaacaaaaaaacaaaaaacaacaagaaaatagcgagagtgtgtgtgtgtgtggcacaCATTCCAACAGTTGCAGCGACGCCGCGGTCGACTGCGCAGTCGGCGTCGCAGCATCCCTCTGCATTTGAGCGACTCAAAACGAATTTCGAAGTCGACGTCGACGGTTGTGTTTTGTCGCTTTTTTCTTGCTTCCAAAGAATACTAatctaaacaaaataaagctTTTAACTAGAACCataaaaaaatagtaaataaCTAAGTAAATAACCAAGCTAAAATAATAACGAAAACCCAGAGAAACCGTCAATtgaaaaagcggaaaaagtgtagcatacttttcagccCCAGTGGAAAAAACGCCCACGAGGCAGACGAAAATGAATTAATCACGTAAAATTCAAGTAACAAACATTTCGCAACAAGAAAAGacatttaagtaaattaagGTGTGGTGATTTATGCAACTTTTTTGAGGCACACACGCAGCGAAAAGAGAGGAGTGAAGGGGGGGGTGTTGAAGCCACTGCACATACCTCTAAGCtaagcccacacacacacacacatacacaatcTCACAAGAAGAGAAGCAGGAGCAGAGGcaggcgaagaagaagaagaagcggaGGCTGAGGGCATACAAAATAAAGGATAACGACGGAAAACCAAGAAAGAaatcgaaattaaaatataagcCTGTGGGAGAAGGAAGAGCAGCGGAGgagtggaggaggaggaggaggggcaGCAATTTTCGGCTGTCGCTGTAATTCGACGCTCATCTCCTGCTCTACTTTGCTCTCTTTCTCCGCTCTTGCCTACTTTCTCTTCTCGCCACTGCTCTGCTATGCTCTCCCGTTTCGTCAAGTGAAAACATTTCGTTTGGGCTTCGTCAAGTTTTGTAGGTATTTTGGCTACACGAAAATACCCAGCGCCTTCATCCTGCTCGATTTCGTGGCGAAAAACGGAATAACTCCTTATTTCCAGCCGAAAATCCCACTCAGACGCACCGAAAAttcctaaaaataaagtgaaaagtgatcatttaataattaaagaAATTGGTTTCGATAACATACGAAAAACGCAGGCCAAAAACGAACTATTTTTCGGTGGGCCGCAAAAGGCGTTGCCAAATCACAGGCCCCAGGCTAAAACAACAAATCTGCAACTAAATTTTAAACTGAATCCTAAACGCAGGCACTAAAGCAAGGGGAAACCCTTAACAACAAAAGATAAAATCAACTAAGATATACAAAAAGTTAATCATACGCACCGTTAATAAGCACCAAGTGAAAAACTGACTAAAGGAAAACGCAGAGCAAAAATAAAGGACAAACAAAGGAGTAAAACTCTCCAGAGAAGGAGCCAAaagcatcagcatcagcaaaGAACATTCTGCTGCATAAATAATACACTCGACATACGTATACGCCATATAGGCCAGGACATACCAGCAGGATAtaccacacacacgcacacacaacgCACTCACACATACGGACGGGCAGGACGTGCTCCTGTTCTATTATTTAACTGCTTTCAACGTCAGCAGCACGTTCAACCCGACGAAAGTCGATTGAAAGCCGCCTTTCAACGGACCCAGCATCCCTCTCTCAGCAAGCACAAAAACTAAACGGAAAACGAGAGAGAGTGAAACACacagcgtgtgtgtgtgccagtgtgtgtgttcgCGACAGCAGGAGCGACGTCAACGTCAATCCGCTCAATATTTATACATTGAACCGAGTCTCCAGGCCCACGAGTCTTGCGGCCCTCACAACGCAGACGCTCCTGTTCCTCCGCTGGGgcccaaaataaataacatcTGACAGCTGCCCAGAGTCCTGAATTCTGAATTCTGAATTCGGAGTCCTGCAAGAGCCATCAGCGGGTAGGGACGCTAAAAAGAAGCGGAGACCGAGCGTGTGGCAATACGATTTGCCCTAGGAAAACATCAACCAAACTGAACGCGATCctaaaacgaaaacaaaacaatggGCGCCAAGGAAAGTGTCGAGGCAGCCGCCAAAATGAACGCCGATGGTTGGGGCCATGTGGAGGtgtgtattatttataaaaagcaaagcaaacaaactaATAACACATTCATAAATTTCCAAGGCACCAAATGATATGCTCAGACCTATTAGTCTTACTCATAAAGTGGGTTTTATTAATGAGTTATTGTAGTAAATTTAACATTCGGGCTTAGTTTTTGTGATAGGTTCTGATTTATAAACCAAAATATGCATAACTTTACAAAGTAATATATAATTGctgatttattttttcaacTCTTAAGACTACATAAAATAGACCCCCATTTTATCAACCACTTGATGATCCCTTTCGATATGTCGCTCATCGCATCAAAGTGTGTCAGACCGACGATCCCAATTGCAAGTTTAATGAGGGCGCAGAGTGGTGAGAGttgattgatttaaaaataaattagacAACAACACGTGCGGCAAGCACGCGAACTGAGAGCCTAACCGCGCAGACAGTTCCATTTTCCGagtgttttcccattttcctcttttcattttcattttcattttcatttgtattcCCATGACCACTCCGGATTCCCGTTCACGTTCCCATGCCCATTGTCGCATGGTGGTCCACTTGGTGATCGCATGTGCACATGTTGCTCGACCATATCTGATCTCTCAAAGATCTCATCTCTCGAGCGGCCGGAGAGCTTGGATACAAACAGATGTGTATGTGGGCGGTATGTGGCGCTCTTGAGACGCCAAGAGATCGGAAAAAAGAGATGAAAATTcgttttgatttcgattttcttGCGAGTaagtcagccagtcagccagtcagtcagttgaGTTTGCGGCGTGCATTTGTGATGTTGTTTTGGGCCTTTTCAAGAGCTCGTCAGCCCCGATCCGTAAACCGCAATTCGAATCGCTTCGAAGCCGGCAACTGAATGGCCAAAACCGATTCATAAGTAACAACAAACAGGTGTCCGTGTGTCTCGCCCTCTGGTTCAAATCGatgtaaacaaaaatagctATATAATCGTACTAAATCACCTAAAATATATATCGCTATCATGTGCTTCGGTGCCAGTGAACAAGAAGTCTGGTCGACATATGGGCCAGTCTGgggaatatttataaaatctaatccacataaaaataaattttgctCCAACTCACCTCCGATTTTGCGTCCGCTGGGGGAGTGCAATTTGTATGCGGCCGAGGTGTCCAAGAAAATCAAACGTGAAAAACTTCAAAGcacattttccgcttttcatCGTTTTGGCTTGGGTTATGcatcgcttttgtttttgacaCCTACACAACTTTTGTGGCAACTGAAGGGGGAAATATTGCTGCACCAGCGTTCGCACCTCTTTGGCTGACTTGATGATAATAAACTGCGGCGTGGGTTGCTTCAACAGTTTAATCTCACTGAATCGAGCAGCCAGAGACCTGAAACTTGTTGTGCGGCCTCCGTTGCAGATATTTCGAGTCTTTCTCAAGTTTATTGCAGCTTAAAGATGTTATTTAACACACTTCTTTAACGTCCCACTGCGTTTATATCGCTCGCCTTAGGGCTATATAAAATTCAAAAGAGTGTAGAGCATAGTTTGAAATTGTATCTGGAGATACTTACGTTTTAGTACTATATATTTCTAACAGTATATAGATTGCAGTTGAAGAACCTTTTcgattaatttttttattcatttatatcTTTCAATCTCTTTCAGCGATCGAGTCGCTACCACAACCATCGGCACAACCAGCGCTCACAGTCGCTGAATCGCGGACAGGCGCTCTCGCAGGCGGACGTGAGCGGCATGTGGTGACATCGGGGTGCCTCTGGTAAAGGTGAGCACATGGTCCCAGCCCAATCCCCACCAGAAACTAATACAAAACCCATAAACATTTTGCAGGATCTGCGGCAAGCTGCGCCAACTGCGCCATGGGTAACAAACTGAGCTGCTCCTGTGCCCCGCTGATGCGCAAGGCCTATCGCTATGAGGATTCACCCTGGCAAAGTTCCCGTCGTCGCGATGGCCATCTATTGAGGTGGGTTATGGTCCTAGCTATCGGAACAGTTCCACGATTATAGCCCGACTTTGTTTATATGTTAACTGACTGCCGAAAACGAGGGCTCCAAACAACCAACGCCACTACCAACAACTGAACCACAATTGAATTCGCTCTTTCGATAGCTTGTTTCAAACCAACTAATTGTTTCTTCTTCtggtttttctttctttcaccaaaaaaaaaaaaaaaaataactcaaTACAATTTACCAACTTAcgacaaaatcaaaacaaatatacaactcaaaccacaaaaaaaaaaacacaaaacaaattgaTGCGGCCAAACCTCCAAACCACCACAACAACTACAAATGTATCCTGCTTCAACTTTTCCTTCCTACCTCCGActgcaactacaactacaactacaactataacaacaacaaaatgtgttcctttgtttgtttttaccAATATTCTCCTCTCCAaacccgaaaaccaaaaatgtaacaattgtgcaccaaaactaaaaccaaattCGAATCCGGAATCGAATCTCGAAACGACCCACCTCAAAAAACCAACTAACAACTACCAAACCATTGCTGAAAACTTAATTAACCAACAATAGTTCGTTCAGGTTGTGGGCAGAGGTCTTCCATGTGTCAGCCAGCGGAGCCGGCACCGTCAAATGGCAACAAGTGTCCGAGGATTTGGTTCCTGTGAACATCACCTGCATTCAGGACTCGCCCGAGTGCATCTTTCACATCACCGCGTACAACAGTCAGGTGGACAAGATACTCGACGTGAGACTTGTGCAGCCAGGTGAGTGCACATTGCTTGATTAACTTATTGCAACATTCCCAATCCAAATACCACCCTCCCACACTTTGTAGGTACACGCATTGGCCAGGCATCGGAGTGCTTCGTTTACTGGAAGGATCCCATGACCAACGACACCTGGGGCCTCAACTTCACCTCGCCCATCGATGCCAAGCAATTCCGCGAGTGCTGTGTAAGTATTCTCTTACGGTCTggcaaagcaaacattttcgcatagcgacgacaacaacaaccatgccaaaaaccccaaaaaaaaaaatctatatatttgaaaaacaaaaacagccaaagaaaaaccaaaaaaaaaaaaatgttatatatatctgcatatgaaaattaattcaaaaccAACCTCAACCGATATACCGATACCGAAAAAATAAACCTCAGCCACCCCCACAACTAAAACAGCAACACTAACAGAGTTCGGGCGGCGAGCTGTAATCATGCCCGCCAGCTGGAGCACTCAGCTGAGCCACCAACCCCGAACCACTGCCAAAACCAGAACCACCAGAGCCACCAGAACCACCAATACCACCAGAACTACCAGAACCACCAGTACCACCAGAACCACCAGTACCACCAGACCCACCAGACCCACCAGAACCAAGCCAAAAAACCgaaccaaccacccacaaaaCACTCAtgacactcactcactcacacacagagACTAACACTAGAAAAAACACTAAGAGAACCAAGGTGGCGACCAAGATGGTGACGATTAAAATGATAacgattatgattatgattatgacGTTGATGTTGATGCTGCCGCTGACGACGATAATAATGAGAATAATGATTATGATGGTTACGAGACAGTTGATGTTTGCTTTGCATATAAAACCCATCTCTCTAGCTGCTATGTACTCTAAATATCCACCATCAATCTCAAGGTTCAGTGCCGCAAACACTCGAACAATCTGAAGATGAAATCATAATTAAGCTCTTCATTCG
This portion of the Drosophila santomea strain STO CAGO 1482 chromosome 3L, Prin_Dsan_1.1, whole genome shotgun sequence genome encodes:
- the LOC120449879 gene encoding uncharacterized protein LOC120449879, with the protein product MGAKESVEAAAKMNADGWGHVERSSRYHNHRHNQRSQSLNRGQALSQADVSGMW
- the LOC120449876 gene encoding uncharacterized protein LOC120449876 — its product is MLETGGEAEVLTGFTSADVGPEAKEYNLLRADEEYRNGNVEHSIYYQVKAQFQSTDLRYLTESAELENQRPTTEELIKSASKLEKQDYKSKKFLQNIIKYLQRMEQEKPPKKTSNEIPEYLDFLEDVQDPTEGLTRITDKCNSLPQEWCVVQLCKSFNPATTYSVFNEIIASDGAIYLTLLRHCRSPQLGPICLRISSENMVNLYREYSTLVERFRRVVTVDPLNMKGKEAKQKYWEELNAFDTFLHKLIADFRDIISPYSFLFFGKRYDCTVVQKQTNTTYTRVDDFCLVNQWGSHQRVLLSQAALHANRLSAADLKLICYELSSNENEIQSAYDLLKGLASDWTEVEERQPLASRRFPIILVVDERLDHLHWEQLVTVQEFSRVKSLHCLWRLFQNHKSNIKHGYYTTNIKRGMCVINPDADLVNSGRRLRSFFEYWLSQWQHLFETVPNEEVIVKQALQADCFVYAGHGSGLQYVNGRIICRSRVRSVVFLFGCDSTRMLGTGLYSALYGAHDYYHGALCPSVVGTLMPALDGNMDTVSVTILSLWLAPGDNKVMPWTHIDRVSWLKNGIIKGKEETTPTMDEQPNYHLGSLCSILSLVQQGKVEPNIYNCCIYVCRGLPAWNLAVEKLPL